The window CTCATAAAGAGAACTCACCAACACTCGACTCTGGGTGAGAGAGGGCATACAAACGAGTTTACTGGCAGGTGTTCTCCGAATTCGGTTTTCGCGAAGATCTTGGTTAATCTGTAGCCGAAACGGGGGTGCATCTGCTTGTATCCATTCCACCAAGTTTCTGCGATGGACATGGCCTGTCGTAAGGCATCTTGCCTGCAGATTTCAAGATACATGAGCATAAAGCAAAGCGGGGATCACTACAACACGCGCTGAACTATGCATGCTGAAGACATTTCAGGAAGAAGTGAGAAAGGTAAAACTAGGCCCGAGGTCTCTGGTCCGCCGTCCTAACGGTGCCATCAACTTTCCAACATCTTGTTTGTAGTCTGTTGCCTCCAATATGTACTCTAAGAAAGATTCTTACACGCCGTCATAAGCACTCTCAGGGGTGGGTTCGGGGGTGTTGCGTGGTGAAGTAGGGGTCGTGTTCGGAAAAATCCCATTGACGAATCGAGGCGATCAAATTTTGCCAAATAAGATTCGCCAAGCAGCTGGCTCTACGCCTGACCCTACGAACAGAAGAGACTTCTCTGCGAGTcctgttcccttcttttGACAGCGGAGAACGTGTGCTGTCTTGATCTTTGTCGATCTTCCTTTTATCCTacttctcttgttctccacGACGTAGCTGCGAGTCCACTTCTACGAAGCCAAGTTGTTTGGCTTCATCACGAGGAAGTAGCTGAAGTTCCATGTCCAGTTTACCAATGGAGAGCCCCTCTCGTGCACCGACGCCCTGCAGCTTCACCAATTTATGAACCTGATTGCATGACGACACCCGACAAGCAAAGGTCGCGAACTGCTTTTTTTCAAGCATTTCTGACATCCTTTCAACGACTACAGTTCTGTAAATGCCGTGGCCCACCTCAGCTGGTTTCTACGGGTCCCGGGGTGCCGCTAGCAACATCAGCGAAGAGGTCTGTGTAGATGCCGACACACGTCATTGAAACGTTTCCCTGTTTCCGCTCATCTCCTAAGCGTCGCAAGCGACTGGCGGCATACGCGCGTTTACCTTGCCGCAATGCAAGACGTGTCGCCATTCGACCTTTTGACTGGACAAGATCTTCGATTTGTACATCGTACTGCCAGAGAAACTCCCACCTGGGCCTGCGGCCGCGTTGgacgctcttcctcctgtaCGAGGGTATATATGTCAAGCGAAGACACTCCAAATTTTCCACGGGCATTCGGCGTTTCAATCGTGTACGCAAGAGGAGTCAGGGAACAAGACCAGCGGTGACAGGagattctctctctgtctccctgtcgaGAGAGATCAGCCTTTCAGAAAGGCAAATACGGTCCGTGGTTACCACAACACTGCGCCAACAGGAATGTGCTAGCTCATTTgcctctgtctgtgtcctcACCTTGTGCCCGCGACGAATGCAAAACGATGTCTTCCCTAGTTACCACCAGATGCAGTGGCAGATGGCGTTTCAGTAGGTCACGGTATGAAACGCCCTTTTCTGTTGGAAGCCTCGCGACGAACGTTTCAAGGAATTGCGGCTCGCAGCATGCCTGTGTTCATTCGAAGCAGGAAAAATATAGAGGAGCGCTTCCATAAGCCCCACCGATGCCAGTTAGTCTTggttgcctttctttctgcgaTACACGTTTCCACCAATCTCCGAACGAATCGTGTTGTCGGTTAAGAGGCCAGCTGCTCTCTTATTGGCTGCATTACCTCCACAGGACGACTTCGAAATCTTTGACTTCCAAAGGACACATGGATGACAAAGTAAGAGCCAGTATGCCGGGCTGGATCTGCATACTCGGAAAAGCCGTGGCCATCCGAGAACCGGCACAGCAGATAGGGAGGAACATTTGGTCCTGCTTGTTCAGGTAGCCAACTGGACTGAACTTCTTGAGTAAGAACGGATGACGATGTCGCCTCCAGCGGCCCGTAGCCACTTtctggagaggcgggcgTAGCAGCATTCCGACAGATGTCCTGTAGCTGACAATCGAGCGCTGAgccctctcgccgcttcaCTTCCTTCCGGGTATGCTCAGAAGCATCTGCCTCAACCATACGTTCCGCCGACTGCATGTACGTTGCCAGTTGCTGCTGGACGTCTGTCAGCATTCCCGTATCCTGAAAGATCAAGACATCAACACGTGCGAAGGTAGAAGCAGGCTATTTCATCATACATACACTCGCAAGAAAGGGACAAGTGAAGCCTACATAGGTGCTGTAGtctttcgccttttgctTCCGTGTGCCACTGCATGCCCAATCAAACCTACGGAGACGGGTCCCGGAGCCCTTATTTCAAGCAAGGAAATAAGCTGTATTGTTTGTTTCCCAGTAGCACTCCGAAGAGGTATCTGGCGGCCAAGAGCAGTTAATCTAAACCGACTTTGTCAGCACCATAAGCCAATTCGTTCTCTCACAAGCGGCGCGTACTGGAGTACCTCGGCTGTTGCAGGGGTCTACTTCCCCCGGACGCGAATTCGCCGTTATGTGAGTTCAGGGTCCAACGTGGCAGTCACGTACGCAGAAACGACACTGTGCAACGTGAGAGTGACCGTAGTGTTGCTATGTACGATCTGTTTCGCTAAAAGGTGctcgaagagacggcgaatgCCGGTGGCACCAGACACTTGCTGGCAGAAACACAGGAGCTTCCACCCTCGGTAGCGGAACCGGAAGTCAACCAGATAAGAGATTTTCGGGAGTGAACATCTCCGAAGTTTGTGGACATACTTGCAGAACTTCAAGCGTTCTCGCGACGTCCACCGTCGGCCCTGGACCCCCATTGTGGCCTTTTTGCGCCTGCAGATGGAGGCGAAGACTTTGGCAGATGTCCGGTCGCTTGGCAAGAAACTCGTAAATAACTGCTCTTTTAGAATCCATCTGAAAAGCCCAGCGAtgcggctgcatgcgcgacagGTTGAAAACTGAAACACGACTGGAGTCGGCCTATCTTTCTGCCGAAACACCAACGCTTGCTGCCTCCTGGCCCGCCTGCAAATGtggcgaagcggcggcgccgcGTGACTCAGGGAACATCCAAGGATGTTGGTGGCCGGCGATAAAATACGAAAGTCTTTCAACAGATAGAGCTAAATACTACCTGTTATTAACTTCAATGGCCTGCCGAGACAGGCAACACTTTTATGCTCAGTCGCTTTGGCGCAGATACAACCCCGACAGGGTCAACTGGAGGAGAGCGTTCAGTACTGGGAAAGGGGCAACTCTCCAGAGACTGGCAACGTTTTTCCAGGAGCTCCAGTTTTGGTATTTTCGGCGCATCCATTTCGCCCATATCGTATGCACTTTAGTGCATTTCCGCTCAAGTGTCGGCACATAATTTTGCCTTGGCGTCTTCCGTCCTTCCGGCGACGGGGGCGCAGAACGTGCGAGGAATTCGGCAGCAGGCCGGGATGAGATTCTGCAGGCGGTGTCTCGCTCTTGCCTCCAACATTGCCAACTTCTTTTTTTGACTGCAGAACTGTCGACAGCAACCCAAACTTTCTTGGTGACCTCTTGGTCTCGTCTTCAAATGATCAGAACAGCCAGTCTCCTTTGGGAGCGACTCCACATGCGGGCGCATATTTTCGCATCGAAGCGCAACTGTGCCGGCTAGACATTCTGTCTTTATGGACGGCTATACTGGCGGGAGGCTCTTCAAGAACGGACCGTAACGGCACTACCTTCCTCGTTGGACTTTATAGTGTAGAGGCTTGTTaagaaagacagaacagGCTGCTGGAAACGCGTAGTATAGGTACACAGGGGGGGAGCTTTCGTGAATATCCGCgttgttctctctggagTACTGTAAACCTTCTTTTCCGGATGTCAGTTTGTGTgacagagcgaggcaggaaaGGGCTACATTTTCCCGAGACAACCGCTAATCGAGGCCTTTTCGTTCTTCACCACGCTATTATTTGGATCTTTCCCTCTCACCTTTGCCGCTCGTCGTACCCTTTTCGCTTCCCCGGGAACTCCTCGGTTTCGtagctctgcatgcgctcagCTATACGTGACCTGTTGTTCGGTCCACAAGACCGCGCGTGTGTCGGCTTGCCTGTTCAGTTTCCGAATTCGTTTTCCAATCTTTTGTTGGTTTCCGGGGTGTCCGGCACAGTCAGCTCTCACTCTTCGTCGAATGCACCGCTCAACAGGCCTCGTGAGACCAGCTGGCCTCGTTTCTCACTGCCCTCGTTCCCTGTCTATATCCCCTGGGCTTGCTTTGCTCCCTGCTTGGCTTTCGAGAGGAagagttccttctcttcagctAGTCTGGTGCCTTGCCTTACCGTGCAGATCGTGGAGGGAAAGGTTGAGTCCAAGGGATGATCTGTGCACCATGGTTTCAAGTCGGTTTTGCCTTTTGCGTCTCGCACACCCGTAGAAACGATCCACGTCACGACTCTCTGGCGGCTACCTGCCACCTTATCCTGCCGCGGTTaggctttctttcccttcttgtgTTCTGTGGTCTCTTCAGTTTGCCTTTTCGTTGTCTCTACACACTTCATTGTTTCCACGGGAGAACCCCAAGGCGCTGCCGTGGATGACAATCCTGCCGCGCCGAAGAGCTGATCAAAAGAAGACACTCTCGATCGCTCCTTCCCCCGCACGTAACAACAGCTTTCCCTCTTTATAGAGATATCCAGAGGTTGGTTTCCGCTACAGCAGTTATTCCGGAACGGTCCTTCCAGGACGACCGGGAAACGACGTCGGTATCACGGCCAGTAGAGGAAAGTCGGCGCTTGAACCCTATTTGTTCCCAGTTCTGGTCTCTTGGAGGAAGCCTTTTCCGGTAGTTCGATTCTCAgatgtcttctctgccgatcgcccgtcttcctcgttctaTCCTCCATGGGTAGCAGACCCACGCCCCCGCCCGCGTTGCCTCCTTAAACAAAATGCCGTGTGACAGGACGGCAGATTTCTTGGCGTTCGCGGAGCGCGCCAGCCCCGGGGCGATCTCGCAGGCACGCGAACTCCGCAGTAGGACAGTCCGACAACCCGACAGTTCCTTCAATGCATCGGCCGCCGACATCGGCACTCAGCTGCACCGGACGTCGTTGAAGCTCAAAGAACTCGCCAAGTGTACGTACtgtggaaggaaacgcgtgcTTTGTTGCAACGCACACATGTGGTCTGGCGCCCATTTGTGCGCCTCTCGCAAATCTTTCTTCGAATCTGACCCGCACACCCCCGGGTTTTCTGCGTCATCGCAAAAGAGCCGCTGAGGACAGCCAGGCTGGTTCCTGCCAGCGTTCTCGTTCCCAGTTCTCCTcgactctcttctctgcgtgaCGCATTTTCCTGTGAGACTCGttcgagtctctctccctgcggtGACTCGCGTTCTTTGCAATTTGGCGCTCCAGTTATTCTTCCAAGATTTTCTCGTCAGTTTACGAACACTCGCGTGTTATCGTGGCCTCGTCGAGATGAGGCTTTTTGGTGATCCCGCGTGTTCACTGTCGTGGACTGCCGCTCTGACCCCTACGGCGCCCGACTGTCTCTGTATCGACGCGGAGGAAGGGGGCATGTAACGAACGCGTTGAAAGAAAGCGATCAAAATTTCACTCACAACCGGGGAACTAGCAAAGGCTCTCAACTAGCCTCTAGACGCACCGCCTCACTTGTCACTGGCAGCCTTTCGACTCAGACCAGGGGGATTGGAAGCGTCCGTAGTGTCGCGAGGACTGGAGGACTCTTGCTGCATTTTGAGTTGGGGTGTATGGTACATCGGGATTCGTCGCGGACAGTTGGTGTTTCAGCTGCGTTCACCTGTCTTCTCCAAGCACTTTCGTGCAGGCTAGAGTACGCGTCGCGTGTGCGCCAAGCTCTGACGCTGAACGCAATTTCGTCACGCGCAATCCACTGTTTGAAATGCGATGAAAGCACCTGTGTGGAGGCGCCTGTGTGTACAGTTGCTCGGCAGCGGAGCATCTACAACGACAAGACTGCACAAACGCAAGAGCTCACGTATGAAATCAAGAAGGTAAGGACAGCCTGGGCCACCCGTCGTTGGCGGCGCTTTCCGACACACGGGAAGCGCGCCTCCAGAGGATGTCTTTTTCGCAGACGGGTAGGAGACGGCATCTTGTGTGTACACGCTGAGCGAGACGGAAGGTCCCGAAgcggcttctctgtttcAGCGGCATTTTTGTCCTGAAGGGGCTCGTGACTTCCTGCGGTCTGGAATATGCGTCCAGGCGATTACAGAGCTGAACTGCAAGATCGAGTATCTGGAGCAGATGGCCAGAAATTCCGGAAACGACAGCGGTCAGTCGCGTCAACATTACAACACTATGGTCGATATGCTCAAAGGGCGTCTGTTGGATGTGACGAAGGAGTTCAAGGACGTTTTGCTGCTTCGGACAGAGGTACGATCTacgaaggaacggagaggagaacacGATTCCCCTCGGGGGGTCGCTCGCTGGCGTGACGGGACAGCTTGTGCCTTTCGCGATGGCCTTTCACACACGCAGCTCTGCAGTCCGACTCAGGGAGAAGAATGGGGCACACGCTGGGGTTGCTTTTTCCCTGCGGCGGCACCTCTGAAGCGCAGACTGGAGTGCCCGGCGTTCGGCTTCACGCGTCGGGAAAAGAAATTGCGTCTGTGAGTCCCCCTGGTCTTTCTGTGCCGCCTTGCAGAACATGAAGAAACAGGACGAGCGAAGAAATCTGTACTCCTTCACAGGGACGCTGAATCCTTCCAGTTCAACGTATGGCAAGGCGACGGGCGACTACGACCTCGAAGGGTAAGCCTcagttctgtctctctcgcgttgtGGCAAGGCATCTGTCGATGCATGTCTGACGACTACTCTTCTCTGGGGACAAGCCACGCAACTTGAGACGGGGAAAAGTGAACTGGAATCCAATacacgcgcgtgcgcgcaACGAgccttcacctctctctcggcacGAAGACCGGGCTCCCCATGGTTCTGCCACTCTGTTACACGCATCAACACACCAAGAGAAAGTGCGACTCAAGTGAACCCTGACAAACTGAGAACTATTTCTTCCTGCCAAAACGCGAGGCACCAACGGATGCCTCCTACTCcacaggaaagacagaacCGCTTTGCGCAAAgaatatgtatacatatctatacacatacgtatatatatatatatatacaggcacgtatatatacacatatatatgtacatctaTGGCATGGGGTGGAAAGTGTTagggaacgaggagagaaagagtaCGGCGCTCGTGGAGGGGAAGTGTCTATTTTGTTTGCTTCGTTTTGTGGCTGCTGCATCCGTGTCTCATCTCTTTCAACCTCgtgtttgtctctgtttcctctcgcgtaTGTcctccgtgcatgcagaggtgAACAGATGCAGCTCACGGCCCAGCGGGAAGCAAGCTCCTACGCGCAATCGCGCGCAGAGGTGAGACTTTCGATTTCTTGGaagtccctctcttcgttgtTCTCTCGCAGCCTGTGAATTCCCATGAAACCGAGTCCCTCGACCATCGTTGCACATTTGCCGTGGAAAGAACACAGATGACGTGGTTAGTAATACACTCCACTTTAATATTCTGCCAGCAGTTTAACGCATCAAGAGGTACGTCCAAAACCGCCTGTGTCCAGCGTGACTCTTGTTTTTGTGTTCCTTCTCGACGTTGACGGGAGCAAGGGAGCAAGGCCCCcagaagcacacacacacaaagatATAGGTACAGATTTGTGGCGCG is drawn from Neospora caninum Liverpool complete genome, chromosome X and contains these coding sequences:
- a CDS encoding putative syntaxin; the encoded protein is MPCDRTADFLAFAERASPGAISQARELRSRTVRQPDSSFNASAADIGTQLHRTSLKLKELAKFARQRSIYNDKTAQTQELTYEIKKAITELNCKIEYLEQMARNSGNDSGQSRQHYNTMVDMLKGRLLDVTKEFKDVLLLRTENMKKQDERRNLYSFTGTLNPSSSTYGKATGDYDLEGGEQMQLTAQREASSYAQSRAEAVENVQRVIGELATIFQRVATMISHQDEMIQRIDQDIDTSVHNIRQGQTELLNYFNRISSNRALILKKGVLDIEAFSTNLSAFIERCTCLDVGGYMGEICVCKKGFSLCH